In Trichomycterus rosablanca isolate fTriRos1 chromosome 4, fTriRos1.hap1, whole genome shotgun sequence, one DNA window encodes the following:
- the LOC134311964 gene encoding lactose-binding lectin l-2-like: MRESLSGRLEYFALDKPTCLSDLHLGWVTYEKRSFKYVAESMNWASAERHCVNLGANLISIHSEDEYQLVKALIRAHDPSENPTWIGLSDCQELYQWVWSDGTKFNYTKWNPNEPNALNKECCVHMNFAKQKNWNDIPCEIKYPFVCVKKLA; this comes from the exons ATGAGAg aGTCCTTATCAGGTCGGCTTGAATATTTTGCTTTGGACAAACCAACATGCTTATCTGATCTCCACCTCGGGTGGGTGACTTACGAAAAACGCTCCTTTAAGTACGTTGCTGAAAGCATGAACTGGGCTTCCGCTGAG CGTCACTGTGTAAATCTTGGTGCTAACTTGATCTCAATACACAGTGAAGATGAGTATCAGCTTGTCAAGGCGCTCATCCGTGCTCACGACCCCAGTGAAAATCCAACATGGATTGGCCTTAGCGACTGTCAGGAG CTTTATCAGTGGGTCTGGTCTGATGGAACCAAATTCAACTACACCAAATGGAACCCCAATGAGCCCAACGCCTTGAATAAGGAGTGCTGTGTGCATATGAACTTTGCTA AGCAGAAAAACTGGAATGACATTCCATGTGAAATTAAGTATCCCTTCGTCTGTGTCAAGAAGCTTGCCTGA